The DNA window ATTCGAAAATGACAGATTTAATattcttttgcaaattttttgACCGAGAGGTTGATTGTTAAACGATAGAACAACTTACGAATTTTGCATGGTTTTCTCAAACCACTTAATCTGAGCTGTATTTGTAATTCTTTCACTTACAACGTAAATTTTAGTTCTCGTGAACCTGCCAGTTCTGTTGATTAGCCCGGAAATTTATGCGAAGTCAATATTGACGCTTCCGTTAGACCTCTAGACTTTTCTAAAAACTTAGAGCATCACTTATTGCTAAAAATTAATTCGCAGCAGTTACTGCTCACTTTACCGTACAGTCTCTCATTGTTAATGATTTTTAAAACGATGGTTTTGTAAAATAAGTTAACGAAGTTAAGGCACTTATTAATTAATGGCTAATGACATACTAATATGTATTGTGGTTTTTCTAAACCCCCAAAAAAGTTGTTTAAAATGCAAATGTCAAAGAAAAGAATATACTTATAATACGTATAATATACTTGAATGTTataaaatttgaagcaaaaaaatatttgtttcaaaATAAATCTGTGATAAATTAAATGAGTTCGGAGAGTCCACTTTAGGAATTTGCGTAACAACTAAAGGTCAAAAGTTACACTGCTAATTCATGGACGATATTAGTTTTCACTTTCCTTCTTTTGTTTAGCTATAATAGCTGTTCATCGAAACATTTATGAAAGAATATAAAAAACTAATCGAATATTCAAATTCTGCGCAGAAAGCGGTTTTCGCGAAATTCCAAGATCTGAGGAATTTTGCCTTGACAAACGTGGCGAGCGTCGACACGAGGGATGCCCTTTACAAACATTTTGGCTCGCTTAGGTACCAATCTTGAGTACATAAAACATTGTCTACTATATGTCAAGAATGTTTCTTATTGCATCTACATTTTCCATCATTCTTTTTCAGTCAGGAAAAATTGAGATCTATTGCGAGTTATCTGAGCCTAGTCCCGTCAGAGGAgcgagaaaaagaagaaaactgGTACCGATACGACATAGACTTTCTTCGTGAGCTTTTGGTATGTTAAATGGacaataatttttaacaattaAATACTTCTGAGTCAAATTTATATGAACCATATTTTAAATACTGTTTTAGGTAATCGTTATTTCAGAgtttaaataaaacattattgTAAATAGGAATTACAATTTTTAGCAAATCGTTGTGAAAACCTAAaagacaaaataaaatattataactttgtaaaataaatagtatttaagatatttatattggcagtgaaagcaaaaaacgaaataaattgatattagaATGCAAGAATCAATATGCACATATAATACGCAAAGTAAATGTAAACAGTCGTTGTTTTAATTCTTCGAATTCTTACTTTTTAATTTTCGTATTACATATGTACTTTTACTTGACGAACTATGGGTGCATTTTTAATGcttttttcttattattatcttaAGTTTATCTTACGATTATTCTTACTATTTAATGATACAACCAATTTAATTTTAGATCTCTCGACATGAACGCAGAGCCTCCCAATTGGAAGAGCTCAATGAAATGCCCCTGTATCCCACAGAAGAGATCATCTGGAACGAAAGTATCGTTCCAACAGAATATTTCTCTGGTGAAGGATGCTTGGCACTACCAAAATTAAATTTACAGTTTCTCACTCTGCACGATTACTTACTAAGAAATTTCAATCTTTTCCGATTAGAATCTACCTGTATGTAGAACAAACGTATATTTACTCATgagattgtttaaatattgatcgTAATTAATTCGATAACGTTCATTTCTTTCAGACGAGATACGTCAAGACATCGAGGATGCTGTAAGCAGATTAAGTCCCTGGTAAGTTTCTTTTTGAATGCAATCAACCCACACACATAATTAAGCATGTGTTAATCGGTATTTTATTTGTACCATATAGGCGAGCTGAAGATGGTGGTGTTTATTTTGGTGGCTGGGCCAGAATGGCTCAACCGATTACACAATTTGCTGTCGTAGAGGTAGCAAAACCTAATATTGGCGAAAAGAGACCATCTAGAGTGCGAGCTGATGTCACAATAAATTTGAGTGTTCGAAAAGAAATCAAATCTGAATGGGAGAATCTTCGAAAACACGACGTTTGTTTCCTAATTACTGTCAAGCCCGAAAATCCAATTGGTAAGACACAAAAATGAGATACGGTAGCATGTTTGGAAAATTGAATAAACTAACAATTTCAATATTTGTTTTCTCTATAGGTACTAAATACAGTCATAAATTACCATTCGTCCCACAAGTTGGTTTAACAACGGTAAGAGGGTGTGAAGTTGAAGGTATGTTAGATTCTAATGGCAGAGTGATAGAAGATGGTCCTGAGCCGCGACCAATTTTACCTGGTGACACAAGAACTTATAGAGTCTGGCTAGATTCTAATCAGTATCGGATCGACATGGACAACGCTAGTCACGGTGGTGAAGATGTTTACGAAGGGTTTAATATTATAATGAGACGAAAAccaaaagaaaataattttaaagcGGTTCTAGAGACCATCAGGGAACTTATGAATACAGAGTGTGTTGTTCCTGATTGGCTACATGATATAATTCTTGGCTATGGCGATCCAGGTGCAGCTCGTTATTCAAGGTACTtctaattattacaatttattcaaTACAATTTTAGctattcaatattaatatttttatatctgcTTGTAGAATGCCAAATGAAATCGCAACAATGGATTTTAATGACACATTCCTCGATATAGACCACTTGCGTTCCAGTTTTCCAGAATATGAAATTGAAGTTTCTAGAGACAACGAAAAGAAGCTTGTACGACCTTTCCGTTTAACATTTGAAGATGTTCTTGCTAAACAGAGCAATGAACCTGTAAAACAAATAATTGAAGTTGAACCACATGTTCCTCCCAGTCGAGGCCCGTACAAGGCTAATGAACCTAAAAAGTATGTGACGAGTTAttctttatttatataattaattgtacGCTATACATCGTTAGTGTGTTTTATATGATTTTTTAAATAGGAATCAGATCCCCTTTACACCAACGCAAGTTGAGGCTATTAGGGCCGGTATGCAGCCAGGATTGACACTTGTTGTAGGCCCCCCTGGTACTGGTAAAACAGACGTTGCTGTGCAAATCATTTCGAACCTTTATCATAATTTCCCAAATCAAAGAACATTAATAGTCACACATTCTAATCAAGCATTAAATCAACTTTTTGAGAAGATTATGGCACTAGATATTGATGAGAGGCACCTGCTTCGTCTTGGTCATGGAGAGGAAGCATTAGAAACGGAAAAAGATTTTAGCAGATACGGTAGAGTTAACTATGTTTTGGCTAAACGCTTGGATCTTTTAATGGAAGTTCAAAGGTTACAGGTTCGTATCCTACAAAAAAATCAACTAATCAATTCTACAAACAAGTCAACAAGATACTTTGTTTGTTATATtacataaaatttgtttattaggAATCTTTGAATGTGAAAGGCGACGTAGCATACACATGTGAAACTGCGGGACATTTTTTCATGTATCAAATATTAGCAAGATGGGAACGCTTTGAATCTAGAATCAAGCAAAGGCAAGGAACAGGAAACAGTTCACCTCCTGCTTTCATTGTGGACGAAGAATTTCCATTTCATAAATTCTTCGATAATGCTCCGCAACCCTTATTCAAACGTAATACATTTGAAGAAGACATAGAAACAGCATGCAGTTGTTTCAGGTAATTTTATAACAGATgctcatttatttgaaaatcgTATTTTCCATAAACGGTAACATCACTTTGATTCTGTAGATACATAGAAAGGATTTTTGCACAATTAGAGGAATTCAGAGCTTTTGAGTTGTTGCGATCCGGTTTGGATAGATCAAAATATTTATTGGTTAAAGAAGCAAAGGTTATTGCCATGACCTGTACTCATGCTGCACTCAAACGACGCGAGCTCGTTGATATGGGATTTAAATACGACAACATTCTGATGGAAGAGTCTGCACAAATTTTGGAAATAGAAACTTTTATACCATTGTTATTACAAAATCCACAAGATGGATATAATAGATTAAAACGTTGGATAATGATAGGAGATCATCACCAGTTGCCACCAGTTATTAAAAATATGGCTTTCCAGAAATATTCAAATATGGAACAATCCCTTTTTGCAAGATTTGTTAGGCTAGGTGTGCCCACAGTTGATCTTGATGGTCAAGGTCGTGCTAGGCCCAGTATTTGTAATCTTTACAATTGGCGGTATAAAAAGCTGGGCAATCTTTTCCACGTAGAACGTAGTCCAGAGTATTTAGTAGCGAATGCTGGATTCTTATACGACTTCCAACTGATCAATGTTGAAGATTTTAACGGAGTGGGAGAAAGCGAGCCGAGTGCTTACTTCTATCAGAACCTTGCTGAAGCTGAATACTGCGTGGCCGTATTTATGTACATGCGACTTCTTGGTTACCCGGCCGATAAAATTAGTATATTGACTACGTATAATGGCCAAAAACATTTAATAAGAGATGTGATAAATATAAGATGTGCTAGTAACCCTTTAATAGGCCGGCCCAATAAAGTAACAACGGTTGACAAATACCAAGGTCAGCAGAATGATTACATATTACTATCTCTTGTAAAAACCCGCGCCGTGGGTCATTTGCGAGACGCACGACGTTTGGTGGTAGCTATGTCGAGAGCACGTCTTGGTCTTTATGTGTTTGCTAGAGTTTCACTTTTCAAGAATTGTTTTGAATTAACTCCCGCATTCGACCAATTAATGCAACGACCATTAAAGCTACAGCTATTACCACAAGAGCATTATCCTACTGATAGACTTAACGATGCTATTCCGTCTACTTCACCAATGgaaatcgaagatatgcctcataTGGCGAAATTTGTATATGATTATTATATGGAGAAAGTTAGTGGCATGAAAGAGTCTCAGAAAATGTGGCAAAAACCAGGTACAATGCAAACATCTAATAGTCCAACTCATAAGGTTCCTGCTCATCCTGGAGCAGATGATGATACAGACGATGAAGAACTCGACCAAACAGAGAATGAAGAACGAGATACTAAGGAAGAAAATATGGAACATAAATTTGAACTGATAAAAAATTTAGTTGAAGAACCAGCTTCAGAAAGTGAAGACAACGATCGTTAAGGACTTATCAATGTTTGAATAAAAAGAATATTCAGATGGTAGAAAGGAGTACATTGTACTTAAAATACAACcactttttattcaaattatatttattgtacagttTCATGGTATTCTACCatgatataataaaattaaaagatatttgtattttatatttgttaaaaatagtATTTATCCGCTGACTTATGCATTTGATTTGACTACACTATAGAAGAACTTTTCAGATAAAGAGATTCTGGTTTTTCTTTGAAATTTCTTTACGACGTGATAAATGTTTATCTAAATGTTGCTTTTTTGACCTGTCCGTTTTGTTTGAATTATCATTAATCTGTTGAACGCTTGATGGCACGTAACTGTTATCAAATTTCATAGATTTGCTAGTAAAGTCAGGTTGATATTCTTCAACGGAGCTTTTGATTCCCTTCGAAGTAGGAACATATTCTTCTGGAAGATTAATGATTGTCGTCGCACTAGGTTCGTACGTTTCGTATGACACTTTCGACGTATCAATGGAATTTGGTATATATCGAACCTCTTCTAACGTATTTTTATTATCCAATATCGTAGGAGAGTATTCATTCGATGATACTTGAATTCGTTCCAAAGTACTCTTTCTGCtcggtatatattttaaattcgtGCACAATTTTTTAGTCGCTGGTGCATTTGGCACATACTCCTCTAATGAATTACTTTTCAAACCTTCCAGCTGCAAATACCGTTTGACTCTTACATTCTTTGTTTTGTCATTTGTTAACTTTGTTACATCAGAATTCTCTGTTTTCTTTGGtaaaatattatcattatctTTTTGGTCAATAGAATCGCAAACACTTTGTGTTTTCTCTAATATTTGATTATGAACTTGTTCCTTTTCTGCCGACCTTTTcgatatttctaatttttctgattttttcttaGCAGGAGATACATTTACTCTAATCGTAGGCAATGACACAACATCTTTTGCAATTTCCGACTGCTCGAAAGTGTACCTatgatttaaaaagaaaaacatccatataaatatactaataataattaagactatatgtatacatatatttagaTTTATGTGGAGGGAAGGGAATTAAAAAGATCATTTTTCGACATTTTTGAATTCTTATGATTCGAATTACCGAAATCCGACTGTGTAATATTTTCTGTTTAgtcatttaaaataataatatttgttataaatatatatatatataatattaaatgtcattttaaatataaaattaaaatttaagttAATTTTAAAGTTATCATATTCAAGAAGCAAACGCTAGATGCAGCTTACGTGATATCTAGTTGACGGGTGGACTTTTTGCCTTTGCATTTCTCGGAATTCTGAAACAATCCTTCCTTACGAGCGTTCCGTAGAATTGCTCtctctaaaattttgtataccGCTATCCAATCCTCGAGATCAAGCCATTTATTCGTTAgtacttttttctttttaatttttataatcttttCTTGAACAGTAACAACAGCGGTCGCTAAACAATTGTCCGAAGCCTGCGAATACAGCTTCTGTTTTACTTGTACAGGTTGCAGAATTGCCTGTAAACAGCTGTTGACAGCTGTTGATCATGATACCTTTATTACTTCCAAATATTGACCATCACGAAACATTTTCACAATATGGTTGTTAATCAACCTTTTGATTAGTCTCTCTCTTTTGGAGTTCACTCATTCGATGTACTACACAAATTATCCTTTTAATTCCTTTACTTGTCACTTGTCACTTTGGCTCAGTCTGATGTCAGCGCGTACACTGACGCACGCATAGTACACATGTGCCTTAGTACACATGTGACATAGATAAAAGAAAGTGGAAGATGGAAATGAACGTTTAATTCGAGTAAAAATTTAAAATCTAAtattgaagtatatatatttaagatgtattaaaaattattataacataaaaTTTTGACATAATCTTACATTGTATTGCCATATACGTGTATATCATTTTGTTTAGTAAATTTTATGATTTCGTACATTTTACCAGTTCATTTATATGTATGCATTCCTGTGTGTACATATCCTTATTGTAATAGATTGTAATTCTATAAATTAAATGTAATGATGCATGTAAATATTTACAAGTAGTTAGAAGAagaaaatgtttttaaaaaaatatttacgcAATTATCATAGACTAGTGCATAATCTAGCATCAGAGAGGAAATATTTTCTTTGTTCATATTGAGTTAAACTTTAAACCAGCCATCCTCTctgttaaattatataaattatttaattctaAACTTTTGCCAATTCTTGATTATAATTCTGTGAATTTGTACCAAAATATTGATGATCCctattatacatatacgtatattgtACATAAAATAGATGCAGGCAGTAAGATCAGGtaagatatttttattcaaacCAGAAAGAAAATTCAAAAGAAATAAGGCGtagaaatatatattgtattttttattaaagAATAAGAAAACCGATTACCAATGGGATCAGAAGAAACCTTAGATATCTTTGAAAGATTTATCATTTTTAATGAAACTAATATTAAAACGGTAAAGGTAAGTCCTAACCTACCTTGTTCGTTACAAAGAGAATTCCACTTATATTTTAATTGTAGGTCGTCGGTTATGGTCTTTCTAGTATTAGTTTAGTAATTGCACTCTACCGAATTAGACCCGTACGTATTATTTGTATTGACAATATATCTAACAACATATTTAAATGTATTTCCTTATATTTTTTGTTACTGTTTCTTTAGTTTTCTAAATTTAGAAATCCAACCAGTATACCATCTCATTTTTTGCATAAAAAAGTTCCACTTCAAGGTACTGTAAAGCGCATAGAGTCCACTTGTAGTGCACTTTTAATGGTCGATCACAAGCCATTAATAGCACTACCTCGATTGAATAGTGCAAAGTACTTACCCATTAAAATTGCTGGACTTGATATAACATCTAACGGTAAGTGCTAATAAAATTTCCaaaaatatattctaataattaatatttgctTTTAGGTATTAGCTGGTTACAAACAGTCATTAATGAAAAAGACATAAGTTTTATTCCTTTGTTTTCTACAAaagaatatttaaattgtatAGTTACTACAGTATTGCCACAAAATCAggtaaagtttttattaaattttaattatatctttcttatttaaaatatatgttattTTCGTATAGGAACAAATAAAGATCGGGGAGGAATTAGTAAAACTTGGTTTTGCTGTGGTGCAACAAGATTCTTTAAAATCAATGACAGAGTGTCAGGAAGTCTTAACTTATCAAAAACGCTTACTAAATGCACAAAAGTGGGCAAAACGTAAAAGAAACGGATTTTGGCATTTTGCTGAACAACCTACATTCTTATGGAAAATGCAACAacatttaaatgaaaaaatgaaaaaggtACTTCCAAAGTTTATAATACAACTACTTCAAATTTGAAGTTCCAGAAATTGTTACTTTAGATTGATATGAAAAATTTAGTATACATTTTTGTAATACAAATTAATGCATTTGTTTAATACTGTAAATCAACGTTATTTAATGCGTACTTAAGGCTTCTAaaattttgaatatttatacaagTAAAGAATCATTATTTAGAAAGACTAACTTTATTATTGTATCATTTATACAACCTTTTATCAACTCTCGTATAAAAGTAAAAACAATATTTTACACCATCGTGTAACAAAACTAATTTTCGTATGTACCATTTATTCCAAGAGAAGGTATTAACTACTACGAATTTATATGCTTAGCATGTTTTGAGACAGAGAAATACATCACATATAAAAGTAGAAAAAAAAAGTTTTAATGGAAGATATATTCTTTCGGATACATCaaacaattttaattaaaagtaTGATTGAAATTTGACGAACAAATctgatttaatataaattactaTGTTTATACAATCGATTTAATATCTAATCTTATCTTATTATACAATATCATTTTTTGGAATGTTAATCAGTTGATATCAAAATAACAAGAATAGCTAtaacaaaaatattcttttcCATATTCCACTTGGACCTCATCTCTGTTCTATAACtaaataaaattagaatttataaaatacatatttttatattttatatataatatactaaacaCGATATTAGTATTATTGTAACGTATCGTGATGtggaaaaatttgcaaaaacaACATTATTCTCAACTTTATGTACAAATCTAAATCACAGTCTCTAATACGTTTTCtgacgtttctatcgcatgtatatcgagtacaataaaataaaataatcttataatattatttcacacatggtactatattagaataatataaatgaaAGCAAATTCTATATCCTTATAATAGCAGAATGtaggaatgataaaaaaatatgtaaaatcaaAACAATTACGTCGATATGTCTGGAATATATAGAACCTTTATAACATGGAATGGAATAGACTGAAGTTTTAATCCAAACTTGTGGTAACTATCAACATATTAGTATCTATTTTTTAATGGAATCACTATTTTTTTCAATTGGCTTGGATTTTTCTGGTCTCCCTTCAGGAGTACTTCTTTTTGCGGGTTCCTCAGATTTTGATTTCATTGTATCTTCTCGATTTTTCTTTACTGAATCAGTTTTTACATTAGTTGTTGTTGGATTAGCATTTGTAGTAGAAGATTCTTTTTTCACTTCTTTTAAGTTCTCGTTTACAATTTTTTTGGAGTTTCCTTTCTTATCTTCTTTAAGGTTTTCTTGTTTGATCTCCACCGTTGGCGCTTTTGAAGAAGGTGGCGAAGAGGGTGGTTTTGGAGCATTAGTAGACCGCTTTTGCTCTGTTGTTGTCTTTTGTGTGGTTGGCTTTGGTGCTGTAGTTGTAGGTTTTGGTGTTGTAGTTGTAGGTTTAGGTGTTGTAGTTGTAGGTTTTGGTGTCGTAGTTGTAGGTTTTGGTGTCGTAGTTGTAGGCTTCGATGTCGTAGTTGTAGCTTTTTGTGCTGTAGTTGAGGGCTTTAGAGTAGATTCTTGACCAGCTGGTTTAGCTTTTGAAGGCTTCACATCTACTTTATGATTCGGTGTGTTTGTAACTGTTATAAGTGGTTCTTGTTCTTTACTTTGTTTTACATGGGCTgatgttttactttcttttaaaTGTGGAAATGCTTGGTTTAGTGGAACTCTCATTAGATACTCATTCCAAGGAGAACCAAGCCACAGATATCCATTGTGTACATAAGCAGAAGATATGTCGTGAACTGTTCCATCATCTGAATAAATTGCATCCATAATATTTCCTGTTTTATCCATTCTGAGTACTATTGACGTTTTCTTTGTATCTAAACTTCCTAATGTCTCAAATGAACCTACTGAATATATAACTCTTTCTGCATAATAATTTGGATAAACATCTTTGAGTAATTTAAATGGAGCTTCTATTAGGTACATAAACCTACTAATCATTTTTCTTAAATATGGATGTGGTATAAGAGAATGAGGTAAACAAGGATTTTCAGAATCTACAGATGCAATTATAGATATTAGAAAACCGCCTTGTCCATCAGTGTGTACATTATCTGGAAATCCAGGCAAAGCCTCTGCAAAAATTTCGTGTTGTCCAGTTTTAGGGCCTTTTAAGTGATATTTGATAATACGTGAAGTGTGACACTCCAGCACAATTACAAAACTTTCATCGTCAGCTAATAAAATGCCATTTGCAAATCCTAAATTCTTTATTAGCACTTCATTCTTCTTTGTTGCTGCATTGTATCTAATAAGTCTGTAAACAAATGATAAAGTAATGATGATCCTTAACATCATTGCTGTCGAACATCATTGCAACTTATAATAAAGGACTAATACCATCTGTGTCATTAGTAGTACTTTTAACATTTGCTTTGAAAGTAAGAAAAATTTCTAACATTATGTAACATGTAATATAGCATTTATTTTCTTAATGTCACTATAGTGTCATTTAACTTTTATTACTTTTAATGTATATTCCCAAtggaaatttttatatttaaaattcttACCTTCCTGATGGATTGGCAAATATGGAATAAGCTCCATCATGAAGAGAGAAGTAGATACTTGAATCAGTCCAATAAATATCCCCATTTTTTGCAACATCCAATGAGTTAACAATTTTTGGAACTTTTCCATCAATGGGTTTGGAGGTATTCACTATATTTGTGAACTGTTGAGTATTTACATTAACTTTAAAAATACCATAATAAGCATCAGCAACAAACAACTCTCCTTTGTTATTAAACTTCAAACCTAAGGGTCTACCACACTTTTCTTCTTGCCATAATCCTTCTGCAAATATATATCTAATAACCTCAAATTCATTTACGTGGATAAGGATAAAATGTAAAGTAGAAACATTAATTTTTAAAGGACTACTTTTACATACCACACTTTTGACCAAATTTAACGACTGGTACAATGTTGTTACCATCA is part of the Megalopta genalis isolate 19385.01 unplaced genomic scaffold, iyMegGena1_principal scaffold0050, whole genome shotgun sequence genome and encodes:
- the LOC117226718 gene encoding RNA helicase aquarius → MENQNGTSVKSNNPAPTVEQINADRITQLANKYWAPHTTDSHLSFNPQIVEDIYVQEICASKFSIRRIMMLEFSQYLENFLWPNYNANNATRAHTMSIVVMVNEKFRERVQVWEAFEKNPEHFPEFFQNVLEACLEDSIMDFDLKEQTALIVFLNHCFNSMEISLVREEVKRLVSLSMWISLQQGRRELEFKKYPMWRKYWKILRKKDNPEIKEKLEWERKFLHRLMIKFMKILETISQEGPLLSDKVRYCERFLELVIDLEALLPTRRFFNTVMDDCHLVVRCQLSKLLDRPEGGLFGQLLEMLKFYARFEINEESGDPLTDHDMTQLHYTKITSLQKAVFAKFQDLRNFALTNVASVDTRDALYKHFGSLSQEKLRSIASYLSLVPSEEREKEENWYRYDIDFLRELLISRHERRASQLEELNEMPLYPTEEIIWNESIVPTEYFSGEGCLALPKLNLQFLTLHDYLLRNFNLFRLESTYEIRQDIEDAVSRLSPWRAEDGGVYFGGWARMAQPITQFAVVEVAKPNIGEKRPSRVRADVTINLSVRKEIKSEWENLRKHDVCFLITVKPENPIGTKYSHKLPFVPQVGLTTVRGCEVEGMLDSNGRVIEDGPEPRPILPGDTRTYRVWLDSNQYRIDMDNASHGGEDVYEGFNIIMRRKPKENNFKAVLETIRELMNTECVVPDWLHDIILGYGDPGAARYSRMPNEIATMDFNDTFLDIDHLRSSFPEYEIEVSRDNEKKLVRPFRLTFEDVLAKQSNEPVKQIIEVEPHVPPSRGPYKANEPKKNQIPFTPTQVEAIRAGMQPGLTLVVGPPGTGKTDVAVQIISNLYHNFPNQRTLIVTHSNQALNQLFEKIMALDIDERHLLRLGHGEEALETEKDFSRYGRVNYVLAKRLDLLMEVQRLQESLNVKGDVAYTCETAGHFFMYQILARWERFESRIKQRQGTGNSSPPAFIVDEEFPFHKFFDNAPQPLFKRNTFEEDIETACSCFRYIERIFAQLEEFRAFELLRSGLDRSKYLLVKEAKVIAMTCTHAALKRRELVDMGFKYDNILMEESAQILEIETFIPLLLQNPQDGYNRLKRWIMIGDHHQLPPVIKNMAFQKYSNMEQSLFARFVRLGVPTVDLDGQGRARPSICNLYNWRYKKLGNLFHVERSPEYLVANAGFLYDFQLINVEDFNGVGESEPSAYFYQNLAEAEYCVAVFMYMRLLGYPADKISILTTYNGQKHLIRDVINIRCASNPLIGRPNKVTTVDKYQGQQNDYILLSLVKTRAVGHLRDARRLVVAMSRARLGLYVFARVSLFKNCFELTPAFDQLMQRPLKLQLLPQEHYPTDRLNDAIPSTSPMEIEDMPHMAKFVYDYYMEKVSGMKESQKMWQKPGTMQTSNSPTHKVPAHPGADDDTDDEELDQTENEERDTKEENMEHKFELIKNLVEEPASESEDNDR
- the LOC117226721 gene encoding uncharacterized protein LOC117226721, which codes for MFRDGQYLEVIKASDNCLATAVVTVQEKIIKIKKKKVLTNKWLDLEDWIAVYKILERAILRNARKEGLFQNSEKCKGKKSTRQLDITYTFEQSEIAKDVVSLPTIRVNVSPAKKKSEKLEISKRSAEKEQVHNQILEKTQSVCDSIDQKDNDNILPKKTENSDVTKLTNDKTKNVRVKRYLQLEGLKSNSLEEYVPNAPATKKLCTNLKYIPSRKSTLERIQVSSNEYSPTILDNKNTLEEVRYIPNSIDTSKVSYETYEPSATTIINLPEEYVPTSKGIKSSVEEYQPDFTSKSMKFDNSYVPSSVQQINDNSNKTDRSKKQHLDKHLSRRKEISKKNQNLFI
- the LOC117226722 gene encoding protein C3orf33 homolog is translated as MGSEETLDIFERFIIFNETNIKTVKVVGYGLSSISLVIALYRIRPFSKFRNPTSIPSHFLHKKVPLQGTVKRIESTCSALLMVDHKPLIALPRLNSAKYLPIKIAGLDITSNGISWLQTVINEKDISFIPLFSTKEYLNCIVTTVLPQNQEQIKIGEELVKLGFAVVQQDSLKSMTECQEVLTYQKRLLNAQKWAKRKRNGFWHFAEQPTFLWKMQQHLNEKMKKVLPKFIIQLLQI
- the LOC117226716 gene encoding adipocyte plasma membrane-associated protein Hemomucin, with the translated sequence MGYLKSIGTAIIYIGFFFAVITFLPGLPPEAEFSEYSIKEFSDTNLQFELKNRLRGAEVLFAGEFKGPESFASYNGELYTGISGGYVVKIDGNNIVPVVKFGQKCEGLWQEEKCGRPLGLKFNNKGELFVADAYYGIFKVNVNTQQFTNIVNTSKPIDGKVPKIVNSLDVAKNGDIYWTDSSIYFSLHDGAYSIFANPSGRLIRYNAATKKNEVLIKNLGFANGILLADDESFVIVLECHTSRIIKYHLKGPKTGQHEIFAEALPGFPDNVHTDGQGGFLISIIASVDSENPCLPHSLIPHPYLRKMISRFMYLIEAPFKLLKDVYPNYYAERVIYSVGSFETLGSLDTKKTSIVLRMDKTGNIMDAIYSDDGTVHDISSAYVHNGYLWLGSPWNEYLMRVPLNQAFPHLKESKTSAHVKQSKEQEPLITVTNTPNHKVDVKPSKAKPAGQESTLKPSTTAQKATTTTSKPTTTTPKPTTTTPKPTTTTPKPTTTTPKPTTTAPKPTTQKTTTEQKRSTNAPKPPSSPPSSKAPTVEIKQENLKEDKKGNSKKIVNENLKEVKKESSTTNANPTTTNVKTDSVKKNREDTMKSKSEEPAKRSTPEGRPEKSKPIEKNSDSIKK